One Sphingobium sp. Z007 genomic region harbors:
- a CDS encoding SDR family oxidoreductase codes for MTFSIEQFRLDRKVAIVTGAGGRGNNIGRAYATGLAAAGAAVVVADINGEGATVVADEIVAAGGKAIAVQVDITDIPAVEAMVAAAQAAFGGVDILVNNAALMVESVGTPLLAMPVEAWRRLIEVNVQGAVNCCRAALPLLEKSGSGRIVNQLSAGAFPAQTAYGVSKVAMLGLTTTLATELGPRGIAVNAIAPGMTQSDAGKMLTPEEGPLVDMMKMRIPLRMKGQPDELVGALLLLCSPAGAWITGQTINVDGGWVLRN; via the coding sequence ATGACATTTTCGATCGAACAATTTCGGCTGGACCGCAAGGTGGCGATCGTCACCGGCGCGGGCGGCCGGGGCAATAATATCGGCCGCGCCTATGCGACGGGACTCGCAGCGGCTGGGGCGGCGGTGGTCGTCGCCGACATCAATGGCGAGGGTGCGACAGTGGTGGCCGACGAAATCGTCGCGGCGGGTGGCAAGGCGATAGCGGTGCAGGTGGACATCACCGACATCCCCGCCGTCGAGGCCATGGTCGCGGCGGCGCAGGCGGCGTTCGGCGGCGTCGACATATTGGTCAATAATGCGGCACTGATGGTGGAATCGGTCGGCACGCCCTTGCTCGCCATGCCGGTCGAGGCGTGGCGGCGGCTGATCGAGGTCAATGTGCAGGGCGCGGTCAATTGCTGCCGCGCCGCGCTGCCCCTGCTGGAAAAAAGCGGGAGCGGGCGCATCGTCAACCAATTGTCGGCCGGCGCTTTCCCGGCGCAGACCGCCTATGGCGTTAGCAAGGTGGCGATGCTGGGGCTGACCACCACGCTGGCGACTGAACTTGGCCCCAGGGGCATCGCCGTCAACGCCATCGCGCCGGGCATGACGCAGAGCGACGCGGGCAAGATGCTGACCCCCGAAGAAGGGCCGCTGGTCGACATGATGAAGATGCGCATCCCGTTGCGGATGAAAGGCCAGCCCGACGAACTGGTCGGCGCGCTGCTCCTGCTCTGTTCGCCGGCGGGCGCGTGGATCACCGGGCAGACGATCAATGTCGATGGCGGCTGGGTGCTGCGCAACTAA
- a CDS encoding nitronate monooxygenase family protein yields MSMPALLKDRLTIPAIASPLFIISQPELVIAQCRAGVVGSFPSLNARPSGTFEQWLQKLSSELTDKDAPYAVNLIVHATNPRLEEDLALCVKYKVPMVITSLGARTDVFDAIHSYGGIVFHDVIDNAFAKKAVAKGADALVAVASGAGGHAGTLSPFALIQEIRSWWDGPLALSGSIATGDAILAAQAMGADLAYIGSAFIATQEANAEPAYKQMIVDSSGEDIVYSNLFTGIHGNYLKPSIVGAGLDPDNLPESDPSKMNFAELSDGKKAWRDIWGCGQGIGALDAVLPVAALVEKFAAQYAAAKARIAG; encoded by the coding sequence ATGTCGATGCCCGCCTTGCTCAAGGACCGCCTGACTATCCCTGCGATCGCCTCACCGCTGTTCATCATTTCGCAGCCTGAACTGGTGATCGCGCAATGCCGGGCAGGCGTGGTCGGGTCTTTCCCCTCGCTCAACGCGCGGCCATCGGGCACATTCGAACAATGGCTGCAAAAGCTGAGCAGCGAGTTGACGGACAAGGACGCGCCCTATGCCGTCAATCTGATCGTCCACGCCACCAATCCCCGGCTGGAGGAAGATCTGGCGCTTTGCGTCAAATATAAGGTGCCGATGGTCATCACGTCGCTGGGCGCGCGCACCGATGTGTTCGACGCGATCCACAGCTATGGTGGCATCGTCTTCCACGACGTCATCGACAATGCGTTCGCGAAAAAGGCGGTGGCGAAGGGGGCCGACGCGCTGGTCGCCGTCGCTTCGGGCGCGGGCGGCCATGCCGGTACGCTCTCGCCCTTCGCCCTGATCCAGGAAATCCGCAGCTGGTGGGATGGCCCGCTCGCCTTGTCGGGGTCGATCGCGACGGGCGACGCCATCCTGGCCGCACAGGCGATGGGGGCAGACCTGGCCTATATCGGCTCGGCCTTCATCGCGACGCAGGAAGCCAATGCGGAACCGGCCTACAAGCAGATGATCGTGGATAGCAGCGGCGAAGACATCGTCTATTCTAACCTTTTCACCGGCATCCACGGTAATTATCTCAAACCGTCGATCGTGGGGGCGGGGCTGGACCCCGATAATCTGCCCGAATCCGATCCGTCGAAGATGAACTTCGCCGAACTGTCGGACGGCAAGAAGGCGTGGCGCGACATCTGGGGGTGCGGCCAGGGCATCGGTGCGCTCGACGCGGTTTTGCCGGTCGCCGCGCTGGTCGAAAAATTCGCCGCCCAATATGCCGCGGCAAAGGCACGCATTGCGGGTTGA
- a CDS encoding AraC family transcriptional regulator, with protein MATIDRYYFHVCTDGARRRGVDVDRLLASAGIAPAQLHDPAWRGDVDAMARLVRSIWSALGDEYMGYTAHAMPLGAFAFACESALAGPSVADGLRRAIRFYNLASQDIHTSLHDDGDRLRVTVRFADPARDSTHYFSEFWLIIWHRLACWLAGETVPMLEAHFDYPRPDAYFEEFKYLFPCPRRFDAGERAIAMDAPALHGPVRRSRDELTQMLRDAPLAMMSIPASDRTLGRQVRLMLARDPAMGADGVAHALALHPDTLRRRLRGEGSSLTTIRENIRRDAATRDLASTGRSVEAIAAALGYAEPRSFTRAFHAWTGMSPSRYRRRHGAGQA; from the coding sequence ATGGCCACGATCGACCGCTATTATTTCCATGTCTGCACCGATGGCGCGCGCCGCCGCGGCGTGGATGTCGATCGGCTGCTGGCGTCGGCCGGAATCGCCCCGGCCCAGCTTCACGATCCCGCCTGGCGCGGCGATGTCGATGCGATGGCGCGCTTGGTGCGCAGCATATGGAGTGCGCTCGGCGACGAATATATGGGCTATACCGCCCATGCCATGCCGCTCGGCGCCTTCGCCTTCGCCTGCGAATCCGCGCTCGCCGGCCCCAGCGTGGCGGATGGACTGCGCCGCGCGATCCGCTTCTACAATCTCGCCAGCCAGGACATCCATACCAGCCTGCATGACGATGGCGACCGGCTGCGCGTCACCGTCCGCTTCGCCGATCCGGCGCGCGATTCCACCCATTATTTCAGCGAATTCTGGCTCATCATCTGGCACCGGCTCGCCTGTTGGCTGGCGGGCGAAACGGTGCCGATGCTGGAGGCGCATTTCGACTATCCGCGCCCCGACGCCTATTTCGAGGAGTTCAAATATCTCTTCCCCTGTCCGCGCCGCTTCGATGCGGGCGAACGCGCCATCGCGATGGATGCGCCCGCCCTGCATGGCCCGGTGCGCCGCAGCCGGGATGAATTGACGCAGATGCTGCGCGACGCGCCGCTGGCGATGATGTCGATCCCGGCGAGCGACCGCACCCTTGGTCGCCAGGTCCGGCTGATGCTGGCGCGCGATCCTGCCATGGGCGCGGACGGCGTGGCCCATGCGCTCGCCCTTCACCCCGACACGCTGCGTCGCCGCCTGCGCGGGGAGGGAAGCAGCCTCACCACCATTCGCGAAAATATCCGCCGCGACGCCGCCACCCGTGACCTCGCCAGCACCGGCCGCAGCGTGGAGGCGATCGCCGCCGCCCTGGGCTATGCCGAACCGCGCAGCTTCACCCGCGCCTTCCACGCCTGGACCGGCATGAGTCCGTCCCGCTACCGCCGCCGCCATGGCGCGGGGCAGGCGTAG
- a CDS encoding 4-hydroxyphenylacetate 3-hydroxylase family protein: MATSMERIPDRIDTGVQRREESAAERWARFAPITTGDDYVASLRNRGVTVYLFGELVAEPVDHPIIRPSINALKRTYDLALEDPDLATAHSLLIDAPVNRFLHIVASPQDLVMKNRMQRRLGQLTGTCFQRCAGLDTISVLHSITYDIDQAHGTHYHQRYLDFMKEAQRNNIILGAGMTDPKGDRSKRPSEQADPDLFLHVSRRTEKGIYVQGAKAHMTGGLNSHWIAVMPTMNMGEKDKDYAVVGLVPGDAEGITYIYGRQSCDTRAMEAGDIDKGNAQYGGQEVLVVFDDVFIPHAHVLMDGEYGFAQEMVARFTAYHRASYVCKTGLGDVMVGAAAAIADYNGADAASHVKDKLVEMTHLNETIFSSAIASSHEARQLPSGIFMNDAMLANVCKHNVTRFPYEISRLAQDLAGGLMVTLPSEQDFDHDVAGPMLKKYLQGRANVPIEFRQRMLRLVENMTLGRNAVGYLTESLHGAGSPQAQRIQILRSMEVERKKGYARDLAGIRAQENGAA, encoded by the coding sequence ATGGCCACCAGCATGGAGCGCATTCCCGACCGTATCGACACCGGCGTGCAGCGTCGCGAGGAGAGCGCCGCCGAGCGCTGGGCGCGCTTTGCGCCGATCACGACGGGGGATGACTATGTGGCGTCGCTGCGCAACCGCGGCGTGACCGTCTATCTGTTCGGCGAGTTGGTGGCCGAGCCGGTCGATCATCCAATCATCCGCCCGTCGATCAATGCGTTGAAGCGCACCTATGACCTGGCGTTGGAAGACCCCGACCTTGCGACCGCCCATTCCCTGCTGATCGACGCGCCGGTCAATCGCTTCCTGCATATCGTGGCCAGTCCGCAGGATCTGGTGATGAAGAACCGGATGCAGCGGCGGCTGGGCCAACTGACCGGCACCTGTTTCCAGCGCTGCGCGGGGCTGGACACGATCAGCGTGCTCCATTCGATCACCTATGACATCGATCAGGCGCATGGGACGCACTATCACCAGCGTTATCTGGACTTCATGAAGGAGGCCCAGCGCAACAACATCATCCTGGGCGCGGGGATGACCGATCCCAAGGGCGACAGGTCCAAGCGGCCAAGCGAACAGGCCGATCCCGACCTGTTCCTGCATGTCAGCCGCCGCACCGAAAAGGGCATTTATGTACAGGGGGCCAAGGCGCACATGACCGGCGGCCTCAACAGCCACTGGATCGCGGTGATGCCCACGATGAACATGGGCGAAAAGGACAAGGACTATGCCGTCGTCGGGCTGGTGCCGGGCGATGCGGAGGGCATCACCTATATTTATGGTCGCCAGTCCTGCGACACGCGCGCGATGGAAGCGGGCGACATCGACAAGGGCAATGCGCAATATGGCGGGCAGGAAGTGCTGGTCGTGTTCGACGATGTGTTCATCCCGCACGCGCATGTGCTGATGGACGGCGAATATGGGTTCGCGCAGGAGATGGTGGCGCGCTTTACCGCCTATCATCGCGCCTCCTACGTCTGCAAGACGGGGCTGGGCGACGTGATGGTGGGCGCGGCGGCCGCGATCGCCGATTATAATGGCGCCGACGCCGCCAGCCATGTGAAGGACAAGTTGGTCGAGATGACGCATCTCAACGAGACGATCTTTTCGTCCGCGATCGCTTCCAGCCACGAAGCCAGGCAGTTGCCGTCGGGCATTTTCATGAACGACGCGATGTTGGCCAATGTGTGCAAGCATAATGTCACCCGCTTTCCCTATGAGATCAGTCGGCTGGCGCAGGATCTGGCGGGCGGGTTGATGGTGACGCTGCCCAGCGAACAGGATTTCGACCATGATGTCGCGGGGCCGATGCTGAAGAAATATTTACAGGGCCGCGCCAACGTGCCGATCGAGTTTCGCCAGCGCATGTTGCGGCTGGTCGAAAATATGACGCTGGGGCGCAATGCGGTGGGCTATCTGACGGAATCGCTGCATGGCGCGGGCAGTCCGCAGGCGCAGCGCATCCAGATATTGCGCAGCATGGAGGTCGAACGCAAGAAGGGCTATGCCCGCGATCTGGCCGGTATCCGGGCGCAGGAGAATGGCGCGGCCTGA
- a CDS encoding nitroreductase, which produces MNDMIDGSRADRRADIYDGIVADRRSVRAFLPTPLHADLIARLFTVAGRAPSNCNVQPWITHVVSGETLGRIRAVLLDQAKAGAIDPDVPLTSNYIDHYKARRIGSAVTLFEATGVGRNDKKAREASFLRNFELFDAPHAAFFFMPRYFGLREAADVGMYAQTLMLALTAHGLGSCAQGAISHYAGAIKRELGVSDDLICLFGLSFGYPDDDHPSTAAITDRAPLAETVILHD; this is translated from the coding sequence ATGAACGACATGATCGACGGGAGCAGGGCCGATAGGCGCGCGGACATTTATGACGGGATCGTGGCGGATCGGCGGTCGGTGCGCGCCTTCCTGCCCACGCCGCTGCATGCCGACCTGATTGCGCGGCTGTTCACAGTGGCCGGGCGCGCGCCGTCCAACTGCAATGTGCAGCCATGGATCACCCATGTCGTGTCGGGCGAGACATTGGGCCGCATTCGCGCCGTGCTGCTGGACCAGGCGAAGGCCGGCGCGATCGACCCCGACGTGCCGCTGACGTCCAACTATATCGACCATTATAAAGCGCGGCGGATCGGGTCGGCCGTAACCCTGTTCGAGGCCACAGGCGTGGGCCGCAACGACAAGAAGGCGCGCGAGGCGTCATTCCTGCGCAATTTCGAGCTGTTCGACGCGCCGCACGCCGCCTTCTTCTTCATGCCGCGCTATTTCGGGCTGCGCGAAGCGGCCGATGTCGGCATGTATGCGCAGACGCTGATGCTGGCGCTGACGGCCCATGGGTTGGGATCGTGCGCGCAGGGGGCGATCAGCCATTATGCCGGAGCGATCAAGCGCGAACTGGGCGTGTCCGACGATCTGATCTGCCTGTTCGGCCTGAGCTTTGGCTATCCAGACGACGATCATCCGTCTACGGCAGCGATCACCGACCGGGCGCCTCTTGCGGAAACCGTCATCCTGCACGACTGA
- a CDS encoding aldehyde dehydrogenase, whose amino-acid sequence MNLEAPTVSLHIGHEILSSGSGGSYDHVSPVTGAVQQSIPLAGPAEIERAVAKAESVREQWRRTRPEERRAILNRLADLIEAHAQDFGKMAALDGGTPLMMGTGSVGTAVAWTRYYAGWCDKLSGEMLSTLDTRGEFSYTMPEPIGIVGIIITWNGPLISLGMKVGPALAAGNCVIVKPAELTPFAPELFARLAKEAGVPDGVLSILPGTAEAGEALVRHPKVGLITFTGGPITARKIMAACADRIKPSIMELGGKSASLLFPDADIDAACERAIFWTIGILAGQGCALPTRLLVHADIYDAVLEKLTAIASRYKVGNPFEEGTQVGPLINAAAVDRVLGMFDRVRSEGSGRFVMGGNRCGGALATGNYIEPTIIADADPDSEIAQVEIFGPAIVVMKFHDEDEAVAIANNSEYGLAAYIQSNDLKRVHRLAERLHAGGVYVNGATQINAHTPFGGIGISGFGKEGGKAGIEEFLHYKTVTIA is encoded by the coding sequence ATGAATCTGGAAGCCCCCACCGTCAGCCTGCATATCGGTCATGAGATATTGTCGTCCGGGTCGGGCGGCAGTTACGACCATGTCAGCCCGGTCACGGGCGCGGTGCAGCAAAGCATCCCGCTGGCCGGTCCCGCCGAAATCGAACGCGCCGTCGCCAAGGCGGAGTCGGTGCGCGAGCAATGGCGCCGCACCCGGCCCGAAGAACGGCGCGCCATCCTGAACCGGCTGGCCGACCTGATCGAGGCCCACGCGCAGGATTTCGGCAAGATGGCCGCGCTGGACGGCGGCACGCCGTTGATGATGGGAACGGGCAGCGTCGGCACGGCTGTCGCCTGGACCCGCTATTATGCCGGCTGGTGCGACAAACTGTCGGGGGAGATGCTCTCCACGCTCGATACGCGCGGCGAATTTTCCTACACAATGCCCGAACCGATCGGCATCGTGGGCATCATCATAACCTGGAACGGTCCGCTCATCTCTCTGGGCATGAAGGTCGGCCCGGCGCTGGCGGCGGGCAATTGTGTGATCGTCAAGCCCGCCGAACTCACCCCCTTCGCACCCGAACTTTTCGCGCGACTGGCAAAGGAAGCCGGTGTGCCCGACGGCGTGCTGTCGATCCTGCCGGGCACGGCGGAGGCGGGCGAAGCGCTGGTGCGGCATCCCAAAGTGGGCCTTATCACCTTTACCGGCGGGCCGATCACCGCACGCAAGATCATGGCGGCGTGCGCCGACCGGATCAAGCCGTCGATCATGGAACTGGGCGGCAAATCGGCCAGCCTGCTGTTCCCCGACGCGGACATAGACGCGGCATGCGAGCGGGCGATTTTCTGGACCATCGGCATATTGGCGGGCCAGGGTTGCGCGCTTCCGACCCGGTTGCTGGTCCATGCCGATATCTATGACGCGGTGCTGGAAAAGCTGACCGCGATCGCCAGCCGGTACAAGGTCGGCAATCCGTTCGAGGAGGGCACGCAGGTCGGGCCGCTGATCAACGCGGCGGCGGTGGACCGGGTATTGGGCATGTTCGACCGGGTGCGATCGGAAGGGTCGGGCCGGTTCGTGATGGGCGGAAACCGATGCGGCGGGGCACTGGCCACGGGCAATTATATCGAGCCGACGATCATCGCCGACGCCGACCCGGACAGCGAGATCGCACAGGTCGAGATTTTCGGCCCGGCGATCGTCGTCATGAAATTCCATGACGAGGATGAGGCCGTGGCCATCGCCAACAACAGCGAATATGGGCTGGCCGCCTATATCCAGTCCAATGACCTGAAGCGCGTGCACCGGCTGGCCGAGCGGCTCCATGCAGGCGGCGTCTATGTGAACGGCGCGACCCAGATCAATGCGCATACGCCCTTTGGCGGGATCGGCATTTCCGGCTTCGGCAAAGAAGGCGGCAAGGCGGGGATCGAGGAATTCCTGCACTACAAGACCGTCACCATCGCCTGA
- a CDS encoding SDR family oxidoreductase, which translates to MGKPIIVTGAAGILGAAVAAHLAAQGLDVVGIDLADSAPDFPGTFIGGVDLTDTQATLAAFSHPALTPGIAGLASIAGGFRWETVMDGSPDSWDFLYRINVRTALNAARAAVPLMPRGGAIVNVGAAATARAAMGMGAYTASKSGVARLTEALAEEHKGQGIRVNALLPSILDTPANRAEMGAADVAKWVTPLELAQVVAFLLSDAASAITGASLPVTGRV; encoded by the coding sequence ATGGGCAAGCCGATCATAGTCACGGGCGCAGCGGGCATTTTGGGAGCAGCCGTCGCGGCGCATCTGGCCGCGCAGGGTCTGGACGTGGTGGGTATCGACCTGGCGGACAGCGCGCCCGATTTCCCCGGCACCTTCATCGGTGGCGTGGACCTGACCGATACCCAAGCGACACTGGCTGCCTTCTCCCACCCCGCCCTTACACCGGGCATAGCGGGCCTTGCCAGTATTGCTGGCGGCTTCCGCTGGGAAACGGTGATGGACGGCAGCCCGGACAGTTGGGATTTCCTCTACCGCATCAATGTCCGCACAGCGCTCAATGCCGCCCGCGCCGCCGTGCCGCTGATGCCCAGGGGTGGCGCGATCGTCAATGTCGGCGCTGCCGCCACGGCCAGGGCGGCGATGGGCATGGGCGCCTATACCGCCAGCAAATCGGGCGTTGCGCGCCTGACCGAAGCGCTCGCCGAAGAGCATAAGGGGCAGGGTATCCGCGTGAATGCCCTTCTCCCCTCCATTCTGGACACGCCCGCCAACCGCGCCGAGATGGGCGCAGCCGATGTGGCCAAATGGGTGACGCCGCTGGAACTGGCGCAGGTCGTCGCCTTCCTTCTGTCCGACGCCGCCTCCGCCATCACCGGGGCCAGCCTGCCCGTCACTGGCCGCGTCTGA
- a CDS encoding TetR/AcrR family transcriptional regulator produces the protein MADRKRNADATRDRILVAARDVFSRHGFGETGVRDIAKAADVSPGLVSRYFGSKEGLFEAALESVFDHRVLTSVPRDDFGHALLERLIEQDGTGGHPLNMMMLSTSDPGARAITERLVRTRLAAPLAQWFGTDDAQDRAARLLLVTAGLFLYRSVFPLDPLTGTLSPGMRAWLEAQLQAIVTP, from the coding sequence ATGGCAGACAGAAAAAGAAATGCGGACGCGACCCGCGACCGTATCCTGGTCGCGGCGCGGGACGTTTTTTCCCGCCACGGTTTTGGCGAAACCGGCGTGCGCGACATCGCCAAAGCCGCCGATGTCAGCCCTGGCCTGGTCAGCCGCTATTTCGGGTCGAAGGAGGGTTTGTTCGAAGCCGCGCTGGAATCGGTGTTCGACCATCGGGTGCTCACCAGCGTGCCGCGCGACGATTTTGGCCACGCCCTGCTGGAACGGCTGATCGAACAGGACGGCACGGGCGGCCATCCGCTCAACATGATGATGCTCTCCACCTCCGATCCGGGCGCGCGGGCGATTACCGAACGGCTGGTCCGGACCCGGCTCGCCGCGCCGCTGGCCCAATGGTTCGGCACGGACGACGCACAGGACCGCGCGGCGCGGCTGTTGCTCGTCACGGCGGGCCTGTTCCTTTACCGCTCGGTCTTTCCGCTCGACCCGCTGACCGGCACGCTCAGCCCCGGTATGCGCGCCTGGCTGGAGGCGCAGTTGCAGGCGATCGTCACGCCCTGA
- a CDS encoding SDR family NAD(P)-dependent oxidoreductase, with the protein MDIARLFDVKGKSALVTGGSGGIGYMIATALVQAGCRVFICSRKQVDIEAAADRLRAFGDVTAIAADIATEAGVAKVADAVNGAGPLHILVNNAGTSWGAPIDQFPRAGFEKVLQLNLLAPFEMTKALLPALRAAGTEEDPARIINIASIDGMQVPQWESYPYSATKAGIIHMGRHMGKFLAGDHISVNTIAPGFFPSKMTASVVDLDNEADIAAAASPLGGRVGMTEDIGGAVIYLSSRAGAWLSGVTIPVGGGRGTIDN; encoded by the coding sequence ATGGATATTGCAAGGCTCTTTGACGTAAAAGGCAAGAGCGCCCTCGTCACCGGCGGATCAGGCGGCATCGGCTATATGATCGCGACCGCGCTGGTGCAGGCGGGATGCCGGGTATTCATCTGCTCGCGCAAGCAGGTCGATATAGAAGCCGCCGCCGACCGCCTGCGCGCATTTGGCGACGTCACCGCCATCGCCGCCGACATCGCCACCGAAGCGGGCGTGGCCAAAGTGGCCGATGCCGTCAATGGGGCGGGACCGCTACATATTCTGGTCAACAATGCGGGCACCAGTTGGGGTGCGCCCATCGACCAGTTTCCCCGTGCGGGCTTTGAAAAAGTGCTCCAACTCAACCTGCTCGCCCCGTTCGAGATGACGAAAGCGCTGCTGCCAGCCCTGCGCGCTGCTGGCACCGAAGAAGATCCCGCCCGGATCATCAACATCGCCTCGATCGACGGGATGCAGGTGCCACAATGGGAAAGCTATCCCTATTCCGCGACCAAGGCCGGCATCATCCATATGGGCCGTCACATGGGCAAGTTCCTGGCCGGCGATCATATCAGCGTGAACACGATCGCACCGGGCTTCTTCCCGTCGAAGATGACGGCTTCGGTCGTCGATCTGGACAATGAAGCGGACATTGCTGCCGCCGCCTCGCCGCTTGGCGGTCGGGTCGGCATGACGGAAGATATTGGCGGCGCAGTCATCTACCTCTCCTCGCGGGCGGGCGCGTGGCTATCGGGCGTCACCATTCCGGTGGGCGGCGGCCGTGGCACCATCGACAACTAA
- a CDS encoding alpha/beta fold hydrolase, with translation MSTPEPLGPTSHSFVSQRLRLNYLDWGNAQAPTLILVHGGRDHARSWDQVAQALRNDWHIICPDLRGHGDSAWSPDGAYTMPYFICDLAQLIHQQGGAPVTIVAHSLGGAISLRYAGLYPERVRKLVAIEGLGLPSAATGMGVEKPFSALWRDWIEERRGLAARQPRRYASIEEALARMQGENSHLSEAQARHLTIHGVARNEDGSFSWKFDNYVRSGPPVDISEAELHALWGRITCPTLLCYGKDSWAENPLERALAAHFRDAAVETFDDAGHWLHHDQFDRFIAALRVFL, from the coding sequence ATGTCCACGCCAGAACCGCTTGGTCCCACATCGCACAGTTTCGTGTCGCAGCGGCTGCGCCTGAACTATCTGGACTGGGGTAATGCGCAGGCGCCCACGCTGATCCTGGTCCATGGCGGGCGCGACCATGCGCGCAGCTGGGACCAAGTGGCGCAGGCGCTGCGCAACGACTGGCACATCATCTGTCCCGACCTGCGCGGCCATGGCGACAGCGCATGGTCGCCGGACGGCGCCTATACCATGCCCTATTTCATCTGCGACCTGGCGCAGTTGATCCACCAGCAGGGCGGGGCGCCGGTCACGATCGTCGCCCATTCGCTGGGCGGCGCGATTTCGCTGCGCTATGCCGGCTTGTATCCCGAGCGCGTGCGCAAGCTGGTGGCGATCGAGGGGCTGGGCCTGCCATCGGCGGCGACCGGCATGGGCGTGGAAAAGCCTTTCAGCGCGCTGTGGCGCGACTGGATCGAGGAACGGCGCGGGCTGGCAGCGCGCCAGCCGCGCCGATATGCGTCGATCGAGGAAGCGCTGGCGCGGATGCAGGGCGAGAACAGCCATCTCAGCGAGGCGCAGGCCCGGCACCTGACCATTCATGGCGTCGCCCGGAACGAAGATGGCAGCTTCAGCTGGAAATTCGACAATTATGTGCGCAGCGGACCGCCGGTCGATATCAGCGAGGCGGAACTCCATGCGCTATGGGGTCGCATAACCTGCCCGACCTTGCTGTGCTACGGCAAGGATAGCTGGGCGGAAAATCCGTTGGAGAGAGCGCTTGCGGCGCATTTCCGAGATGCCGCGGTCGAGACGTTCGACGATGCCGGTCACTGGCTGCATCATGACCAGTTCGACCGGTTCATCGCTGCCCTGCGCGTCTTTCTGTAA
- a CDS encoding acyl-CoA dehydrogenase family protein has translation MAAVEAKQQYSQRAMEIAARVETFVRDVVVPYEKDTRRNSHGPSDELVDELKALARDAGVLTPHILPDGSHLNQRETALVLRKSGLSILGPVACNTTAPDEGNMYLLGKVGSADLKERFLKPLVEGRMRSAFFMTEPASEDGAGSDPSMMKTTCRLDGNHWVVNGRKKFITGADGAGVGIIMAKAEGGSADGGACMFMIDLPDPAIRTTRVLDTIDDAMPGGHAEIEIDNLRIPADQMLGEPGEGFKYAQVRLSPARLSHCMRWHGVATRAHEIAVDYANRRKAFSKQLIDHEGVGFMLAENMIDLKQSELMIDWCADVLDSGSLGTVESSMAKVAVSEALSRVADRCVQVLGGTGVTRDTMVEAFYREIRAFRIYDGPTEVHKWSLAKKIKRDWKHAQGAALETTPAMEVR, from the coding sequence ATGGCGGCAGTCGAAGCCAAGCAACAATATTCGCAACGCGCGATGGAGATCGCCGCGCGGGTGGAAACATTCGTGCGCGACGTCGTCGTCCCCTATGAAAAGGACACACGCCGCAACAGCCATGGCCCGTCGGACGAACTGGTCGATGAACTCAAGGCGCTGGCCCGCGACGCGGGCGTCCTGACCCCCCATATCCTGCCCGACGGCAGCCACCTGAACCAGCGCGAAACTGCGCTGGTGCTGCGCAAGTCGGGCCTGTCGATCCTCGGCCCGGTCGCCTGCAACACCACGGCGCCCGACGAAGGCAATATGTATCTGCTCGGCAAGGTGGGCAGCGCCGACCTGAAGGAACGCTTCCTCAAGCCTCTGGTGGAAGGGCGGATGCGCTCGGCCTTCTTCATGACCGAACCGGCGAGCGAGGACGGCGCGGGGTCGGACCCATCGATGATGAAGACGACCTGCCGCCTCGACGGCAATCACTGGGTCGTCAACGGTCGCAAGAAATTCATCACCGGCGCGGACGGCGCAGGCGTTGGCATCATCATGGCCAAGGCGGAGGGCGGATCGGCCGATGGCGGCGCCTGCATGTTCATGATCGACCTGCCCGATCCGGCGATCAGGACGACGCGCGTGCTCGATACGATCGACGATGCGATGCCCGGCGGCCATGCGGAAATCGAAATCGACAATCTGCGCATCCCGGCCGACCAGATGCTCGGCGAGCCGGGCGAGGGCTTCAAATATGCGCAGGTCCGCCTCAGTCCCGCGCGCTTGTCCCATTGTATGCGCTGGCATGGCGTGGCCACCCGCGCGCACGAAATCGCGGTCGATTACGCCAACCGTCGCAAGGCTTTTTCCAAACAGCTGATCGATCATGAAGGGGTCGGCTTCATGCTGGCGGAAAATATGATCGACCTCAAACAATCGGAACTGATGATCGACTGGTGCGCCGACGTGCTCGATAGCGGCAGTCTGGGCACGGTGGAAAGCTCGATGGCCAAGGTCGCAGTGTCCGAAGCGCTCAGCCGGGTCGCCGATCGCTGCGTTCAGGTACTGGGCGGCACGGGCGTCACCCGCGACACGATGGTGGAGGCTTTCTATCGCGAAATCCGTGCCTTCCGCATCTATGACGGCCCGACCGAAGTGCATAAATGGAGCCTGGCCAAGAAGATCAAGCGCGACTGGAAACATGCCCAGGGCGCAGCTTTGGAAACCACGCCGGCGATGGAGGTCCGATGA